The Streptococcus sp. VT 162 genome has a window encoding:
- a CDS encoding membrane protein → MKRTRKVVALGLCLPLFLGLAACQQNNTSTEAANQTQTSSDKVPWTASYTNLNNQVSTEEVKSLLSAHLDPNSVDAFFNLVTDYNATVGSTGLSGDFASFTKTEYDVEKISNLWNQKKGDFVGTNCRINSYALLKNSVTIPKLEKNDQLLFVDNDAIDKGKVFDSKDKEEFDILFSRVETEATTDVKVHAQKMEKFFSQFQFNDKARMLSVVLHDNLDGEYLFVGHVGVLVPAEEGFLFVEKLTFEEPYQAIKFESKEDCYKYLATKYADYTGDGLAKPFIMDNEKWVEGY, encoded by the coding sequence ATGAAACGAACGAGAAAAGTAGTAGCCTTGGGATTGTGTTTGCCCTTATTTCTTGGATTGGCTGCTTGTCAGCAAAATAATACGAGCACTGAAGCTGCAAACCAGACACAGACCAGTTCGGATAAAGTTCCTTGGACGGCTTCATATACAAATCTGAATAATCAGGTCAGTACCGAAGAGGTCAAATCTCTCTTATCAGCTCACTTGGACCCAAATAGTGTTGATGCATTTTTCAATCTTGTCACAGACTATAATGCGACTGTCGGTTCTACTGGCTTAAGTGGGGATTTTGCCTCCTTTACGAAGACAGAATACGACGTAGAGAAAATCAGCAACCTCTGGAATCAAAAAAAGGGTGACTTTGTCGGGACCAACTGCCGCATCAATAGCTATGCGCTCTTGAAAAATTCGGTCACAATTCCAAAACTTGAAAAGAATGATCAGCTGCTTTTTGTGGATAACGATGCTATCGATAAGGGAAAAGTATTTGATTCGAAAGATAAGGAAGAGTTTGATATTCTATTTTCTAGGGTGGAGACGGAAGCAACGACGGATGTAAAAGTTCACGCGCAGAAGATGGAGAAATTCTTTTCCCAGTTTCAATTCAATGATAAAGCTCGAATGTTGTCTGTTGTGTTGCATGATAATTTGGATGGGGAGTATCTTTTTGTAGGGCACGTTGGTGTTTTAGTGCCAGCTGAGGAGGGTTTCTTATTTGTAGAGAAACTGACTTTTGAAGAGCCTTATCAAGCTATTAAGTTTGAGAGCAAGGAAGATTGTTACAAGTATTTAGCTACAAAGTATGCGGATTACACTGGTGACGGATTAGCTAAGCCTTTTATCATGGATAATGAAAAGTGGGTTGAAGGTTATTAA
- a CDS encoding neopullulanase — MELTAIYHRSESEYAYLYKDKIMHIRIRTKKDDIESIHLHYGDTFIFLEDHYEASKAMIKVTSDALFDYWQAEVSVGYARLQYLFELKDKLGQSILYGDKGCVANTLENLHYEGNGFKIPYIHEIDACHVPDWVAKTVWYQIFPERFANGNPEISPEGALAWDSSIKPKTSDFFGGDLQGIIDYLDYLQDLGITGLYLCPIFESPSNHKYNTTDYFEIDRHFGDKKIFRKLVEGAHQRGMKIMLDAVFNHIGDQSPQWQDVLKHGEKSEYKDWFHVQEFPVTKDKLGNPRKLPYHTFAFASYMPKLNTANPQVRDYLLSVATYWIEEFDIDAWRLDVANEVDHQFWRDFRKAVLAKKPDLYILGEVWHTSQPWLNGDEFHAVMNYPLSDTIKDYFLRGVKKSPQFINEINSQSMYYRQQISEVMFNLLDSHDTERILTTAKGDVQLVKSALACLFLQRGTPCFYYGTELELDGGPDPDCRRVMPWERVFDSNEMLNFMKKLIQLRKDASGIIQHGTYSLQEIKPDVLALEWNYDGQKVQAIFNQSSENYLVDSDTVALASHCQELGLQLEILPKGFVVQ; from the coding sequence GTGGAATTAACAGCTATTTACCATAGATCAGAGTCGGAGTATGCTTATCTCTATAAAGACAAGATAATGCACATTCGTATCCGGACTAAGAAAGATGATATTGAAAGCATCCATTTGCATTATGGAGATACTTTTATCTTTTTAGAGGACCATTATGAAGCAAGTAAGGCGATGATCAAAGTAACTTCTGATGCCTTATTTGATTACTGGCAAGCAGAAGTTTCAGTGGGCTATGCTCGACTACAGTATCTTTTTGAACTCAAAGATAAGCTAGGTCAGAGTATTTTGTATGGCGATAAGGGATGTGTTGCAAACACGCTAGAAAACCTTCATTATGAAGGAAACGGCTTCAAAATTCCGTATATCCATGAGATTGATGCTTGTCATGTTCCTGACTGGGTAGCAAAGACGGTATGGTACCAGATTTTCCCAGAACGCTTTGCTAATGGGAATCCTGAGATTTCTCCAGAAGGAGCCCTAGCTTGGGATTCCTCTATCAAGCCAAAGACGAGCGATTTCTTTGGTGGTGATTTACAAGGTATTATTGACTATCTGGATTACTTGCAGGACTTGGGGATTACAGGACTTTATCTCTGTCCGATTTTTGAATCCCCAAGCAATCACAAGTATAATACGACGGATTATTTCGAAATTGACCGTCATTTTGGAGACAAGAAAATCTTCCGTAAACTGGTGGAGGGAGCCCATCAGAGGGGCATGAAAATCATGCTGGATGCTGTTTTCAATCATATCGGGGACCAGTCTCCACAATGGCAGGATGTTCTCAAGCATGGTGAAAAGTCGGAATATAAAGACTGGTTCCATGTTCAAGAATTCCCCGTGACCAAGGATAAGCTGGGAAACCCAAGAAAACTCCCTTACCATACCTTTGCCTTTGCCAGCTATATGCCCAAGCTCAATACGGCCAATCCTCAAGTGAGGGACTATTTGTTGAGCGTTGCGACCTACTGGATTGAAGAGTTTGATATCGATGCTTGGCGCTTGGATGTGGCAAATGAAGTCGACCACCAATTTTGGCGAGATTTCCGTAAGGCTGTCCTGGCTAAAAAGCCTGACCTTTATATTCTTGGAGAGGTCTGGCACACTTCCCAGCCCTGGTTAAATGGCGATGAATTCCACGCAGTCATGAATTACCCTCTCTCTGATACTATCAAGGATTATTTCTTGCGAGGGGTTAAGAAGTCACCTCAATTTATCAATGAAATCAATAGCCAATCTATGTACTATAGACAGCAGATTTCGGAAGTGATGTTCAATCTTCTGGATTCGCACGATACGGAGCGCATTTTGACTACTGCCAAGGGAGATGTACAACTGGTTAAGTCAGCCCTTGCCTGCCTCTTTTTACAAAGAGGGACACCGTGTTTCTACTATGGAACAGAGTTGGAGTTAGATGGAGGACCAGATCCAGATTGTCGTCGTGTCATGCCTTGGGAACGTGTTTTCGATAGCAATGAGATGTTGAATTTTATGAAGAAATTGATTCAACTTCGAAAGGATGCTTCAGGCATTATCCAACATGGAACCTATAGTCTGCAAGAAATCAAACCGGATGTTCTAGCTCTAGAATGGAATTATGATGGACAAAAGGTCCAAGCTATTTTTAACCAATCATCTGAAAATTATCTTGTCGATAGTGACACTGTAGCGCTAGCAAGTCATTGCCAAGAATTGGGACTGCAACTGGAAATTTTGCCTAAAGGTTTTGTCGTTCAATAA
- a CDS encoding phosphoribosylanthranilate isomerase: MNSLFDEFRTICSHLNPVGITPTLMGSLGFEYRSNEEWQPSDIDIHVSGDPRGWDAPDHLRIYDWDKIMKVMNHLGYTLVDIHEHEFQKDGVSVEFGSIDSLPDFAGVSESDIELIHLEDITFRVPSLEQYFSIYKASSQDSYRNDHNNNKDFKKIDWLERHL; encoded by the coding sequence ATGAATTCTCTATTTGATGAATTTCGAACAATTTGTTCACATTTAAACCCAGTCGGAATCACACCGACACTCATGGGGTCTTTGGGGTTTGAATACCGTTCAAATGAAGAATGGCAGCCGTCTGACATTGACATTCATGTTTCTGGAGATCCTAGAGGATGGGATGCGCCTGATCATCTCAGGATTTATGACTGGGACAAGATAATGAAAGTGATGAACCACTTAGGCTATACCTTGGTAGATATTCACGAGCACGAATTCCAAAAAGATGGCGTGAGCGTTGAATTTGGGAGTATCGATTCCTTACCTGATTTTGCAGGAGTATCTGAATCAGATATAGAGTTGATTCATCTCGAGGACATCACGTTTCGTGTTCCAAGTTTAGAACAGTATTTCAGTATATATAAAGCTTCTTCCCAAGATTCCTATCGAAATGACCACAATAACAATAAAGATTTTAAAAAGATAGATTGGCTGGAAAGGCATTTGTAA
- a CDS encoding lipid kinase — protein sequence MKKAMLIINPTSGGEKALDYKVKLENKAKDYFEQVETKITEKALDATLFAEEASREQYDAVVVFGGDGTVNEVISGIAEREYVPKLGIIPGGTGNLITKLLEINQDIDGAIDELDFNLTNKIDIGKANDNYFGYIFSIGSLPEAIHNVEIEDKTKFGILAYAVNTMKSVMTDQVFNIKVETENGNYVGEASHVLVLLTNYFADKKIFEEDKDGYANILILKDASIFSKLSVIPDLLKGDVVGNDNIEYIRACNIKISSDSELESDVDGDKSDNLPVEIKVLGQHIEVFSQPKE from the coding sequence ATGAAAAAAGCAATGTTAATTATCAACCCTACCTCTGGTGGGGAAAAGGCTTTGGATTATAAGGTCAAGCTGGAGAATAAAGCAAAAGATTATTTTGAGCAGGTGGAAACCAAAATTACCGAAAAAGCACTGGATGCAACACTCTTTGCTGAGGAAGCGTCTCGTGAGCAGTACGATGCAGTGGTTGTTTTTGGTGGAGACGGGACGGTCAATGAAGTTATTTCAGGTATTGCTGAGAGAGAATACGTTCCTAAGTTGGGTATTATCCCAGGCGGTACGGGTAACCTCATTACAAAACTGTTGGAAATCAATCAAGACATCGATGGCGCGATTGATGAACTCGATTTTAACTTAACCAATAAGATTGATATCGGTAAAGCGAATGACAACTATTTTGGTTATATTTTTAGTATCGGTTCTCTGCCTGAGGCGATTCACAATGTGGAGATCGAGGACAAGACAAAATTCGGTATTTTAGCCTATGCTGTAAATACCATGAAGTCTGTGATGACGGATCAGGTCTTTAACATTAAGGTTGAGACAGAAAACGGAAATTATGTTGGTGAAGCTAGCCATGTTTTGGTTCTCTTGACAAATTACTTCGCTGACAAGAAAATCTTTGAAGAAGACAAAGATGGCTATGCCAATATTTTGATTCTAAAAGATGCTTCTATATTCTCTAAATTATCCGTTATTCCTGATTTACTAAAAGGAGATGTTGTCGGAAATGATAATATTGAATATATCAGAGCGTGCAATATTAAGATCTCTTCAGATAGTGAATTGGAGTCAGATGTTGACGGCGATAAGTCGGATAATCTACCTGTAGAGATTAAGGTACTGGGCCAGCATATTGAAGTCTTTTCACAACCGAAAGAGTAG
- a CDS encoding tandem five-TM protein, producing MDTSTISPKSYYWGIKTDTITVNMVEIEKNNNQFAIKPRRPVNATMIAIIVQPIVKVSYDALKELFIHNNISEQILLKLLLFSISMLISYFAAVISLRLAHKKAEKWIPKNSNKYTVTFTTIKKSNGGVYPFIGLILLCLLFFLCLNNGTEGAFLVINGIVSLFFFMFTLGSFPIAHPYKHGQIEVEKIEKI from the coding sequence ATGGATACAAGTACTATAAGCCCAAAGAGCTATTATTGGGGAATAAAAACAGATACAATTACAGTGAACATGGTAGAGATTGAAAAAAATAATAACCAGTTTGCAATTAAACCTAGAAGACCTGTAAATGCGACAATGATAGCCATTATCGTTCAACCAATCGTCAAGGTTAGTTATGATGCACTGAAAGAACTTTTTATTCATAATAATATTAGTGAGCAAATATTACTAAAGTTACTCCTGTTTTCTATTTCCATGTTGATTTCATATTTTGCTGCTGTTATTTCACTTAGGTTGGCTCATAAAAAAGCAGAAAAATGGATTCCTAAAAATAGCAATAAATACACAGTGACCTTTACAACTATTAAAAAAAGCAACGGAGGAGTTTATCCGTTCATTGGATTAATTTTACTCTGTTTGCTTTTTTTCCTTTGCTTGAATAATGGAACGGAAGGAGCTTTCTTGGTAATCAATGGAATCGTATCGTTATTCTTTTTCATGTTTACTCTAGGAAGTTTCCCAATCGCTCATCCATACAAGCATGGTCAAATTGAGGTTGAAAAGATTGAGAAAATATAG
- a CDS encoding lipoprotein: MKKYKHLLWLSGLVIVLISLLSLNACSLGGETIPQNRTKEQFEFEKTFEPMFKFLEQEQKDFNGLEAYKSRVYIKNGDEVKRYEIDLGITKADGKGDYRIQIGENKKTVPVSYSNGKLHYDSEIDPLFDEEILNLVVKRDVFDSLNVKRTLRTGTTELSEIIYQPENNSDLFQKLKNKYDLPEETTCQIRIDYSDKTNYGITIQLTSKEMSVKIGLTIIKKRG; the protein is encoded by the coding sequence ATGAAAAAATATAAACATTTATTATGGCTGTCTGGCTTGGTAATTGTATTGATTTCGCTATTATCATTGAATGCTTGTAGTTTGGGTGGTGAAACTATTCCCCAAAATAGAACAAAGGAACAGTTCGAGTTTGAAAAAACGTTTGAACCTATGTTTAAATTTTTGGAACAAGAGCAGAAAGATTTTAATGGGCTGGAAGCTTATAAAAGTAGAGTCTATATAAAAAATGGTGACGAAGTCAAAAGATATGAAATTGACCTAGGTATTACCAAGGCAGATGGTAAGGGTGACTATAGAATACAAATCGGAGAAAACAAAAAAACGGTTCCCGTTAGTTATTCTAATGGCAAGTTGCATTACGATTCAGAGATAGATCCTTTATTTGATGAAGAGATTCTTAATTTAGTTGTCAAAAGAGATGTTTTTGACTCCTTGAATGTAAAAAGGACGTTAAGAACCGGAACAACAGAGCTTAGTGAAATTATCTACCAGCCAGAAAATAACTCTGACCTCTTTCAGAAACTGAAAAACAAATATGATCTACCAGAGGAAACAACGTGCCAAATTAGAATAGATTACTCAGATAAAACAAATTATGGGATTACAATACAGTTAACATCGAAAGAGATGTCTGTCAAAATTGGTTTAACTATTATTAAAAAACGGGGCTAA
- a CDS encoding ADP-ribosylglycohydrolase, producing the protein MLGAIVGDIVGSVYEWNNIKTKDFPLFRENCFFTDDTVMTCAVAEAIMNGGQKDDFIDAMKKYGRMYPDAGYGARFGNWVDGDDREPYNSFGNGSAMRVSPCAWTMDCSFCARTGVWPSRRAVARLSAEVTHNHPEGVKGAMATSDTIFMCRYYFGGYSGDYGKPINDNPTECKRLIKEHIEQEYGYNLSQTLDEIRPTYRFNETCQNTVPQAIIAFLESTDFEDAIRNAISLGGDSDTLAAITGSIAEAAYGIPDWIKEQTYSYLDNPLKEVIERWELFIAGK; encoded by the coding sequence ATGCTAGGAGCAATAGTTGGAGATATTGTAGGTTCAGTTTACGAATGGAACAATATCAAAACGAAAGACTTTCCATTATTTCGTGAGAATTGTTTTTTCACTGATGATACGGTTATGACCTGTGCTGTTGCAGAAGCCATTATGAATGGCGGTCAGAAGGATGACTTTATTGACGCCATGAAAAAATATGGTAGAATGTATCCCGATGCAGGTTACGGTGCAAGATTTGGGAATTGGGTTGATGGCGACGATCGAGAACCTTATAATAGCTTTGGAAATGGCTCAGCAATGCGTGTTTCTCCATGTGCCTGGACCATGGATTGTAGTTTCTGTGCACGAACGGGAGTCTGGCCGTCCAGAAGAGCAGTTGCACGACTTTCTGCAGAGGTGACTCATAACCATCCAGAGGGTGTCAAAGGAGCTATGGCGACGTCTGATACTATATTTATGTGTCGTTATTACTTTGGAGGTTACAGTGGTGACTATGGAAAACCGATCAACGATAATCCTACAGAGTGTAAGAGACTTATCAAGGAGCATATAGAACAAGAGTATGGATATAATCTTTCTCAAACACTAGATGAAATTCGTCCTACTTATCGTTTCAATGAAACTTGCCAGAATACGGTACCTCAAGCTATCATTGCCTTTCTTGAAAGTACAGACTTTGAGGATGCTATCAGAAATGCCATCTCCCTTGGTGGCGATAGTGATACTCTTGCTGCAATAACGGGGAGTATAGCTGAGGCGGCATATGGCATTCCGGACTGGATCAAGGAACAGACCTATTCCTATCTAGACAACCCGTTAAAGGAAGTCATTGAACGATGGGAGCTTTTCATAGCAGGAAAATGA